A segment of the Ipomoea triloba cultivar NCNSP0323 chromosome 1, ASM357664v1 genome:
aaaaaaattagaaaaagttGAAACGTAGTTGCAAATTTTTTGCCTTTCTCCTAAACCTATACCAAgctattttgttttgtttcccCATCTCCCCTCTGCAACCCCCTgccttttattttaaatttttttttttcactcccCACAGATGTAAGTTTTAAAGCATACACATCTGTGTAAATCAGTAACCATCGTTGTCTCTGAAATTTGATTTGGCTATTTATTTTGAGCTAGCAGTCCAAGCTTGAATTGAAATAGTGTACAACATGATCCATGCAGTCTCCAGTAGTTCTCTGGAACATACAACTAAAACAAGTTTCAAACGGACCCAAATAAGAGCTTAGAAATATGGAATGGGATGTGATTATGTCCAAAAATACTAGAAATATTATAAGAAAAGGTAGACTTACCATCCATGAACCACCCGCCGTCAGAGGATACATAAGCTTTAGTGATAATGAGATCAAGGTCAGAGAGGACTTGCACAACCTCCAGAAGTATTCCTGGTTTGTTGACACTGTCGACCTAGGTGTTGCAATGAAAATGTTCAACTGGTCatattaggaaagagaaagctAGGGAAAGAAAGGTGTTTCTGATGCATCACACTTTATGAAAAGCATTTGGTagaacattatatatatgagCACATCTGTGTGTGCATATTAATATCTACACAGTTCCAGGCCGAGCTAGCTTTTTTTGGTCTGTCccatattaaaaaagaaacccGAAAGAGGACAACTAACAAAAGAATAAatgaaaattcacaatttcaaataaAAGAATACCTTGAATGCTCGGAAAGTTGATCCTTATATACCTATGctacaaaatttttataaaaacttgtacaaaattcatatttggGATTGGATTTCACTTTTACTAGTTCTCtgacaagaaaagaaaagcaaGCATATGTGAGTAATACAGCCATTATTTCTATTTCCATTTTGGCCAGTTTGTCAGGTAATTAATTGACTTCTCACAATTCCAACTTACCAATCAAGGCCTTACATAAAATAGCAAAAACATAAAGGATTAGAATTTGAGAAGGAAGAGAAAATTTAGGATTTAGGACCACTCTCCATAATGCACAACATCTAAAATATTGGCTCAAAGTCTTGATTGGTTAACATTCAAAAAAGCTCACAGCTCAAATATCAATTTATAATCTTATTTATGAGATAAGCATTCACGTCTGATAAGTTTTGTTATCCCTAAACAAGCTATGCATTATCTTTATCAACTTCAAGAACACAAAAGCAAGCTAAGATGAACAATATTGTTCTCAGTAAAATCTGATAACCTCCAAATTTCAGAGAATGAGCATTATCTCACTCCTTAACTTTCACATACAACAGATAGGGAGAATGGCTATCATATgcacaactttttaaaaaggTTTGCAAAGTACCTTCACTATGGTACAATCCTTGCAGCTGATGTTGTCAACAGACACCCTAATAGATAAACCAATACACAATTAAAAATatggggaaaaagaaaaaggaaaaaaaaaaaactgatatcGTCAAAATTAATGGTTACATTCAGGAACACACAAAATGAATGATGAAATCTAAACAGAAGggcacaaaatattttaaattttagccaTGGAAATCATACAAAAAGAATTGTTCAAAGATGTAGTAAGATATAGAATAGAACCTTGGAGGATTTATTCTGATGCTTAGAGTCTCATATTCAGGATCAAAATATGGCCAACAGGCCCTTGCCATATCAAGAACAGTCTATAGTATGGAAGTTACTTCTCCCCTTCCCTGCCCAAACATTTGAGCCAATATTACTACATAGTCTATAGGAGCTGATGTACCATTAATTATCAGTAACATGAATAGCAATTTTAGCGGCACTCCAACCATATTAGCAATCAGGGAAAGGAGAGTAAAGGTATACAATTGTAAATAGCAAATCATTGCCAGGAGAATTGTGACTACTAGACAAAGGATAAATATGCCCTGAACTGCATGTAAACTCTTCAAAGATTATAGTTCTGATGCAGAATAGATTTAAAGATGGAAGAACAAATACATTTGCCAcccaaaaaatcatataatttgattatttaagAGGATAAGATGAGAAACAATCTTGCGAGGCATAATATTGCTAACACTGTCTAGTTGGAAttcaaataacaataaaaaatatagatGTACAGTAAGACATACTAATGAGCTGGAGGAAATTCAATAAAGTTGCACCATGTTTTGAATAGAGTTACAAATTCCATAGACTACGTAATCATCCATACATCTTTTCTTCATTTAGTTGACTACATGTTTCTACACTGGATAAGGAGGACATGTGGAAAAGTGTACTCAACTTGATCTTTCATTCTCACATAGTTTTAGAATGTGGCAATACATTACAATTACACGATAACTTCATGAAAGTTTAAATTAGCTCATAGTTTCATCATATAAAAGGATGCAAATCAGCaatattttctagaattggcattgcaaataaaaaatgttaaccAATGCTCTGAACATGCATTCGCATGAATCTGTGAGAATAAGAAAGACATTCACCTCACCCTTGTACATGACTCATGCCCTACATGTATTCATggatttcatttttaaaaaaaaaaaaaaaaaacagagctaTCCAAAAAATAGGATTGGCTTGTGGGTGGACAGATGGAACTAAAGATGTGCCAATGCATATTGAGATGCAACAATATCAAGTAAGTAATTTGATTTCATCATATAAAGGGAGGGAGACATCCAAACAAATTACAATAATTGAAGTGTAATCATGGAAAATTGTACTACCTTGACAAGACAAGTTGGAATAGTAGCTTCTGTCCTTTTAACTCATGCATTCTCCACCCTCAAAGTTCATATGAAATCTGCTCATAGTTCTGCCAACAAAATTTTCACATTGCAGGAGATGCAAAGGCCTGGAAGTAAGAGATGGAAACAATTGTCAGTATGATGAACATGTTTCTGTAGATATTCACAAAGGATATCGTGTTTGACCAACATGAACAAGGAATCAAAACTTAATGTGATGCTTATCTAGAACCACTAACAAGTTTTATTCGCCAATGGCAAAATACAAAATTGGCCTCAATGGATGATCCTATATATGGCTTTGCACCACCAGCctcaaaacaaaatataaatttttgttacCACGCCCATTTAACTTGCTTGTTTGTTtcaaaacaaaagaataataaattacTCCTACTCAGCAACTAAATAGCAGATTCAATAACTGAATATGGTagcaaaaattaaaagtttcaGTGAAATCATTAACACAAAGagtaaatctaaaaaaatataaacaaaaaacaaaatactacTAGCTGCTCACAATATAATGATTTCCTAACTCTCTAATTCTTGATGTTTacttattgttttatttagaaAGACAAATCATGTTATAGTATTTCTTTAAGATTAGTACTACAAATTTGAGATTAATGcatttacatcaataataattaaggaAACCATTAACAATGCTTTGGTAGACTCCACATCATTACTACTACTCCACATCATTACTAGTACTGAAGGAGGTTAAAGATTTCGGGGCTCTATATACATACAAGCAAGACAGAAATAACTAAGCTGCGCTGTTATGATTTCTTCATAAATAAAACCAAGACTATGGTATAGTATTTAAATCTTAGTGATTACCTAGGATATAATAGCAGGCAGCAGCTAAAGTGGTCCATAAGATTGATACGATGCTACCTACTCTATAATAAATGGGATGTTGACTCAATTGAAAGGTGCTGTCGCAGGACCTCAACTTCTGCCGCAAATTAAAGTTGATGTAGGGCCATAACTTTCAATAGTATAACTATGCAGCATATATTCATGTAATTCTTACCATcccttgtttaaaaaaaaaaatattaattcttaCCGAAATAGTTTTGTCCCTTGCTAGTGCAGAGATGCTCAGATGCTCTAGAATTTGGAATGGATTTTAAATACTGAAGGAGTTGACATAAAGATTTGATTCCCACACTACTTTAAAGGACAGCCAAAATTCCCAGTATATCATATCATCTCAATCACACTTAGCTTGTTTGACCACAAAAATTGATGGTTCGGATTCGATCGGCAAGAAAGTTAGCAGCTAGCTAGCTTTGATCCAATGgcaaattaaacacataaaaataaattaaagaccaCCGTACCCCACCCTCCGCGAGCGACAACCAACTGTTCTACCCTAAAGAAGCGACAATTTTAGTAAAGAATAAAGATCATCATCGCTTTAAGCATGGAATTTGCTATTCTAAAGAATACAAAAACAGGAAAACAATTAAGAGCGAGcatgaaattttattatattttaataagagAAAACAGAAACATAATTAAGATCATGAAGTCACTGTACTGTATGTGTAGCTGGCTGGCTTGCTGGCGTGATCAATGATATgattcaaattaaaaacaaacatgCAATCCAAATAAAAAGCTGGAAAATTGCCAAGGaacttgtggtccagtggcatcaaacctttcTCTTTATGTGGgaagtggtgggttcgagtctcagtggagtaGCAAATCGAAGAGATATAATGAATTAGGCACTCATAAAAAAAACACCcgcatttatatattttttaattaacaagAGAATTGAAGAGAAAATAAAGGAGTTACTGACCTAGGACCAAATTAAAGCGCGAAATGAAGAAACTAAAGTAGACGAGAGATAGAAGATACAAGAGAGAGATATGTATATATGGAAAAAGAAGCTAAGTGAGGGAGAATTGAGGACTATGTAGGAATGGAAGAGCACTCACTCACtagcaaattaaatataatgcttAACTTGATCGATCGTGCGAATGTATAGTGGAATGGTGATGAGTATCCctccttcaattcaattcccaCTAAGACTGAGCTAGCTAGCTTAGGGAGTTTGCCTTCTACTGCATATATGCTGCGTAAGCatacatacattatacatataGAAAGAAGCGGTTGAGAATCaaccaaattatatataataaaaaatatatgacTTGTTGGTGACTAGGAGCGCAGCTTTAATAAAGTTGCGCTCTATGCTACGCACTAAACATATACTTTCTTATTATACCACTATagaataaaatacaatattggACAAAATTAATTTTCCATACCATATAACTTAACTTCATCAATAATAGCTTTACAACTCAATCTCAATTTTCTTAACTACCTTTTAAATAAAGTACAACAGTTTAaggaaaaattgcatttttcgtcgCTAAATTATAGCAGTTTTGATAATTGCTAGCACATAATATGATATCTACAAGTACAAAAACTATAAActacatgtacaaaatatgtcaactatAGATGCAGAATCTGAAAGATATTTTTAGGCCAAAGTTTACAATCAATGTAGATCCTGATCCATGTATAATTTGTCCAACTAAGCCAGCACAATACGATCATTCTAATGTGGATTGGGACGGCATCACCCCATTAATGCCTGCCCATGTAGATCGACACAATCCACTTGAAATCATTATTggcattaaattaaagaaataattatatatagtttagGTAGGCAGTAAAAATAtagggaaaaaaaatgaagtgcCATCAAATCCAACTTTGCATATTTTTAAGAACCAAGAGAAATGGAATCACATTCCAActtacattttgatatatagTTCCCACAAGAATCCCTTTTATGAAGGAGGAATTAAAGGAGAACAATGAATCAGGATCATATCATATGACCTTAGCTTGCTTATTTACTCACAAACTTGGCATATTTCTTatgctttttcttcttcttcttgtcacCACTTTTTCAACAAACAATAACATTCATATGATGATGACACTATTTATTTCCCAGCtacaattattatattcttcgtacaaaattaattaattctttaaaaaaaattatataatattgctCTTATATTCGAACCTAGATAAGATAAATCACGAAATGTATCTGAATTAACCTAGATGTCTCTATATACTTGTTTTTCATTTATATTGATATCAATTAATTGTGAATTTATTCAcaaaatatttgtttctttttttggttCCATTTTCCTATTTTACTCCTAACAGTCTAACTTATTAAATAAGAACTCCCAAGCCCACCTGGCAGCTCAAATTGTGAAGGTAAAATTTGTCAACCTCTTAAAGAGAGGGACTTGCGCTAATACTTAAAAATCTCTACACTTACAATGTTCAGTCTTTTTGTACATGAAAAATGGAGATAATCAAATGCTATACAATTTAGTTGGGTGGATCTTAAGTTACTCTTTTATGCTTTTGAATTTGTGTATCTAATTTTTGAAAGCAAAGGAATTCATATCATATCTTATATTAGTGAACTGGAATTCGTGTATCTAATTAGTTGCgtactttttatatttaatttattcattttttaagtaTACTTATCATTATATAGTGATTTGCGCATTCTATTATTCAGAAGATGGACAGTTAAGATCCTTTTCACTAAATTACTTGTTTGTACAGTTATAAAAGGACTTTTGCTTTTTCAACATTAACTCATGTAATTAATCAACAATGTATAAAACTTACAGAGTGACAAATTAAAAGTCCAAGTTGGCCTTACGTGATTATAAAGTTAATAATTTGACCAATTTAACTGGTTACGTTGCCTCatcttaattatcattttatttaagtTTATGAAATGTTCTGATTAAGAGgcaataaaaaattaactacTAAATTTTGTTTCATTAGTACTTTTACTCTACGAATTGCCTGACAcgatatgtatacatatacttTTGTTTACACTAccttttgttaattttaatatatataatctttttcTTGATACATTAATTTTCTCAACTAATTGTGAGTCGTCAATTCACCTTTATCCTTTCTTTTTAGGCAATTATggataattttggtatatatatatatatatatatatatatatatatatattaaatgcatGTAAGGATCATATCCATATCCATTTATATCGATTTGCATcaatattcatttattataaattaatttatgagatattttgtttcttttttcatttgtttcCTATTTTATGCTAATTCTAATGTATAAATATGATCACTAGTCTATGAAATCATCAGTACAGTGGAGTTGACTTCATGACTATGAGAgtaattataattctttttgcTCTTTTGGCTTTTGTTATCAACTTTAGCTATGGCAACAATGTTGGTAGTTGGGGAAAATCGAAAGGATACAAGAGCAGTTCAATTATTACTCGTCTAAAGGTATTTTTAAGCAtgtctaaaataatttttaaaatttaaatattattgttatatatgcccttttttttttctattacaCTCTTTCTAGTTGCATAATAACTAGTATTTGTAAATAAGTGTTATTTGCTTATATTTACAACttgacatatttatatttataaacatGACAGACCATTCATGGTGATATTTATAATTGTGTGAACATATATAAACAACCTGGTATGAACCATCCAACAATGGCAACAGAAAGAATTAAGGTATGATAGATGCATGTTTAATTTCAAtcttatttgttatatataaatttttgttttgctttttggcaaaaagaaattttactaaaatattacATACACAGGTGATAATTGCTAAGGAATTAGAGAGGCAAAAGGCTAAACTTGCATCAGAGGAACAAAGTTCAACAGCTCAGAAAAATAATAGTTTCAATCCAAAAGACTTATGATTGAATAAGAAAGGATGTCCTATTGGAAGTGTCCCTATTCGTAAAATGTCTAAACAACAATTACAAATTGTTCGAAATGAGCAAAGAGCCCAATACAATAAGTTGGGAAATCATTCATATGCTGCTACAAGTCTGCGTGATGTAAGGCacactttgaaaattttagtaaagtatgaaattttaatataatattgattttgacattatattaaaaatatttattattgttcaGTTTGCGGGACTTTTAATTGGGAATGCTCCTTCTGAAAGATTTACTGGTGCTAAAGCTACAATGACTATATGGAATCCAACACTACGAGGGGAAAATCAATATAGTTCGGCTTCTTTGTATGTGGAGGATGGAGATAATCAAATAAGAGTTGGATGGATTGTAAGTTACTCAAAATTTATGCATGCTTTTGAACTCAATATGAAATAGTTAACATTTTTGTCCAATTGTTTATGTAACTctgatatgtttatttttaggtaCACCCTGCATTATATGGTGATTCGCGCACTCGACTATTTAGTAGATGGACAGTTAGTATTTTTTtacttgcttttttttttttctttttttttttttttttttttttacaattatcaAAAAgactttttacttttaaaataattaactaatttaaATCAATAACGTATGTACAGAGTGACAACTATGGAAAAACTGGATGTTATATCAATCATTGTCCAGGATTTGTGATGACATCTAACGTTGTGTCACTTGATTATGCTTTTCCCAATATGTCTGTATTGCGTGGAGAACAATTTGACGTGACTCTCCAAGTAGTTAAGGTATGCATTATATTGCGTGAATGAATTTGTTGCAAATTagctttttatttatgtttatgaaAAGTTCTAAGTGCTTAAGGGgcagtaaattaaaatttactaaattttgagttattattattttgactgCACACTTGTTTACACTAATTAACATAactctatttttatatataagtataaagaATACTCATAATCTTTGTGGCTATCCTTGAGAGAAGGTCACATGATCGTTTGtgtgtaaaataaaattttaaatataatttaattttgtgctAGCGTTCTACCGGAGATTGGGAGTTCAATTACAATGGCCAACAACTTGGTACGTGGACAAGCTCCATATTTTCAAAAATGGGTGAAAGTGCTAGTCAATTGCGATTTGGAGGGGAGTGTTATCAACCAGAAATTCAAGATGTAAGTCCTCAGATGGGAAGTGGTGGTAGATTTAGAAAAGGAAAGTATGATAGAACGGCTTATATGCGTCAATTGAGTTATACTGATACTATATATGGAGATGCTGTTCTTGACGATTCTATGGTTCAGGTTCAAACATCTAGATGTTATTATGCAACCAATGAAGGATATAATTTTAATGATGATTGGTATGGATACAACTTTATGTATGGAGGTAAGGGTGGCAAAGATGGTGCAGAATGTTTCGACGACAGCTTGTAATGTACCCTgcctttattatatataaataagtgGTAGTTAGTTCCTACCtgtcaataataatatacaagACTATAAGAGATTGTAAGTGTTCAATAAGAGGTTTGTAAGTGAATACTCTCTCACATTTGTTTCTATACTCGCCCCATCCCACACTTCTCAAGTCGTCTGCTTTAATTTTAAATCTCTTTacaataaaacaaatttatatattggttaagggcaaattattttgtggacccgGATCTACATTTGGgactaccttgcaaggtggatttgGGTTTAAAGATACAGAATTTAAATACTAcatgtttataatttacattttaaaaattcaaaatttgtgatGACCGTATTGTATTCACAAAtccctaaatttttattttaaaaatacaatttatattctagaaaTTTACAGttccaatattaaaaatacacaatttaggattagggtccaccttgcaatgtggactctGGTCTATTGTATAACAACTATTGGTTAaactcatttatttattgttaatttggatgcatttataataataataataataataataataataattattattattattattattattattattattattattattttgagtactactgactctcttacaatgtagtatctgttcatacatactttctcaatctactgaaggaCAAAAAGTCAATGCCCCATTGGAGattgaacctgtgacctctcacttaggagAGCCACAACTATGccgtttaataataataataataataattattattattattattattattattattgttattattatgtttcaTGCGTGGCATGCAAAAGTGgctgtttttttttatcatgaGAAATCTGCAATTATTACTAAAGTGTGTGCATTACGTAACTTTGCTATTATTGAACAAGCTATGCACTATCTTTAGGATAAAATAACGTAACaaagaacaaaattttatatataatttatttatttattggctACTGTCAAGTGTCAACCCAcagaacattaaaaaaaaaaacaaaaaaaaaaaaaacatattaatcaAATGCGATTCATGCATATATTTATCACATCTGGTAGGGAATTTTTTGTTTATCCATGTAACTTGATCCTTATCTATTTCAACCTCAAATACACGAAAGCAAATTAAGATTAACAATATTGATCTTATTATAATCTAAGAATGctggacataaatataaagTTACAATCACCACAAGGAATAATATTTGAGCCTCAAAGACAATTTAAAGTTTCACAAGAAAGTTGGGGTTGTGACTGCTCAAATATTGACTCCATTCAATTCCTTGCAACATTAAGGTCATTAATCCCCCAATCTCTCCTTTCACTTACAAGTTAAAACGTAACTATAGCTTTAGtgttgggtcacacttgtgtggaACCGtctcatgaatttttatttgtgagacgggtcaagTCGGGTTGGATCAATATGCAAATCTAATACTTATAGTAGCagatataatactaattaggaataaagtagtgtttgttacttatactTTAAGAaaaaacgtaatacttttaggacaaatgtaatacttttacattttgatgtaaaagtattactttttttcataaaaaatattatattttcttttagtgTGAGACGATCTCATACAAATTTTTACTTTAACGTTTAGTAGCTAtgatattttaacattttaaaaaaaaatcattcttaTTCAACAACTAAATTGCATAATcaataattgaattgaatatgGTAGCAAAAATTGTAACTTTCAGTGGATCATCAACacacaatataaataaataatagtgcTCCTAATGATTTCCTAATTCTCAATCCTATCGTGATGCGTATCGTCTTCTAGAGGTAAAACTTCACCGATTAAGAAAACTCTACTAGAAGGAATTATTGAATCAATTCTTCTACTTATGAAGAGTTTTCTTAACCTAAGAGTGTGATTGAGTGCAGGAAATTCACGCATCCATAACTAATGTTAAAGGTTCAATTATTGATTTTAAGAGTGGATCCATAAAAAATGTAGgccacatttttttatttaattatttttatttaccaaataaaacATGTTTATGTTGCAGAAGTTAATACTCCACAAAATACATTtatcattttcttaatttttttgtattaaacACTATGGAAATATATAAGCTTGTTTAATATTATCAcattttctaaaattatgaatgaGTTACATAATAACAacttaaatgaataaatatacaACTCTAACACcttaaatgtattattttaatctataaAATTTGACCTATGCATGTAACAACttaattttgatataataaatatataatttcgaATTGAGCTATTATTGTAATTAGTCTTCGCACCCGtacgatgcacggaatggatttgttctaatattttaagaatatttagatcggtATAtgattatagaaattataacatcaaatattatatagtgcaattgaaaatatggtttggatcgattatgttttatgatgttatctttgcatgaatttgaccaaataattgttgaattaataactaatgtgtagatgtaagcATCTGGTGCTGAAACTTTGAGAATTTTATAtatcagtgtttaggatttgtataacttGAGCAAAtttgctttttgaaaaaaaaacataatatcaccaattcgaattacacattatttaGAACCTCTTTTGTAGAAGACATTGGTAGTACTAACACAAACTTGTCCATCATCGTCTAGCGCTAACATCTTCAGgccatcaggatgggtgactcgaaAAAAAGTCGCGTACAATTGACTGTGATTAAACACCGATTTGcccaacatgagttagtgtttggccatAGCTTTTGTTGATACTCATAACATATGCgagcatcaatgggaattttcacaatttcataactcaatgttcacaatttcataactctatattcaacagtataatacaatttttgaatctatataacaaaattgtgaatataaagttcaaaaattgtgaatattaagtaatataattttgtgaaattgtgaatatagaattttaaaattgtaacatagcgttctaaaattgtgaatatagaccgaagtctaccttgtaaggtggacccgagtccatagcataatttgcccaataTCATAATGACAATTTTCCAACAGTAATGACTCCACTGACCCAATTCAACATACTTTGAATAGCgaatattcagtatacaaattATGATGGATCCATCTTACAATGTAGACATGTGTCCATGATATAACCATTCATGATGGCCTGAACTAAACCATGCCATTTGGGCCCAAAATATTATAAGCCCAACAACAAAGCCTAATTGCCCAAAGTCCTTGTATAGATTTAGCCCAATCTAAGAACAAATAATTGAAGGGAAAACAACGGCAAAGCATTGATCAATCGGCgactgagagagagagagagagagagcagagCAGAGATGTCGAAGACGCTGGTGCAGCCGATAGGGCAAAAACGGCTGACGAACGTCGCCGTCGTTCGTCTGAAAAAGCATGGAAATCGTTTCGAGATTGCGTGCTACAAGAACAAAGTCCTCTCTTGGCGCTCCGGCGTGTAAGCTTTCATTCCTCTCCACCGTCTAtctctctatctatctatacaCATACTAAAAATCATGA
Coding sequences within it:
- the LOC116012804 gene encoding uncharacterized protein LOC116012804, coding for MRVIIILFALLAFVINFSYGNNVGSWGKSKGYKSSSIITRLKTIHGDIYNCVNIYKQPGMNHPTMATERIKFAGLLIGNAPSERFTGAKATMTIWNPTLRGENQYSSASLYVEDGDNQIRVGWIVHPALYGDSRTRLFSRWTSDNYGKTGCYINHCPGFVMTSNVVSLDYAFPNMSVLRGEQFDVTLQVVKRSTGDWEFNYNGQQLGTWTSSIFSKMGESASQLRFGGECYQPEIQDVSPQMGSGGRFRKGKYDRTAYMRQLSYTDTIYGDAVLDDSMVQVQTSRCYYATNEGYNFNDDWYGYNFMYGGKGGKDGAECFDDSL